A DNA window from Scomber japonicus isolate fScoJap1 chromosome 14, fScoJap1.pri, whole genome shotgun sequence contains the following coding sequences:
- the fam83ha gene encoding protein FAM83H has protein sequence MARRSQCSSAGDNPLDPNYLPPHYREEYRLAVDALVEEDLEGYYDVLQKSDVVDFLSTPEIHFIRSSVQVPQQSSQKEHHFHDTGGDGSSDTYWPIHSDLDPPGLDLGWPHLHHFNVPTEVTTLINPPEPYMPSIKEQARRLIKNAQQVIAIVMDMFTDVDMFADILNAAMRNVAVYVILDEQNAHHFINMVSNCRVNLESIQFLRVRTVTGTTYHCRSGKTFKGQMMDRFLLTDCRAVLSGNYSFMWSFEKIHRCMAHLFLGQLVSTFDEEFRILFAQSQPLNIENVPAPMEEFNPLQKRQYPHERTSLYRPPRKFHPDDDRTDIDWRMMPLKNPSDPHRRFSSMQSLVDPSLDPGHSRMPTMENPAFKRHSFAEGGHGRYSYPFLQSQELPDPESQGRHFDRGQQSNVRAGPEANYSGYDKFWSQDKSGHSPDEYSDPGLPQDTDNFDPVLNYLSSTRNVEFDEGSDSFLPAGDLPLTSSYPRRLSLDQPYACQTSPTPSNPTDQKQFFPPSSDRKDPMVKRGLRNYRISSYLSAFDNPGDEGLPLAPPQVPDPLDEQSNPAIQQKKTGMFSVPKIPQFREFKVPALRRASQMPNYVKHVRERSEKSPDESTAVEVETKSTPTPSESSSTTEGDKTEEAEQNEPKEPKTGVLRREESFRRKYNPAVPRSSRLRSSLIFSSLDQQTSAGQQDEEGDKNEAEQTKLPYVSKILGQKRKEPFEWRSYIKSATFDSSGLEASKPDDGTSKAEERDSSSKDPPENPEVQESLKQSNVAKATDSPSMPRSNSSEAELPKTDQLVQPPISLVTPLFLDMNDPDERLKFFKEMAAKRRAAKAAEAEKSTVHAPMKATTDLNVSDETKKWGSQVNIDPNTSKSCEEEQTTVSTDSEKIEMKNNQAAASLPVCAEIETPQTEPPEDTKLSKHAVKEPSPCQSPITTTTNANVPSLVQGTDKSEKPNSIPQTTHSPTAFSFAPLSTPAATVSSDITQEDSSSTPTSSILSPISDKIEAKECVSHPLPELGQSVDKALQTYTSSDMQAESTQALLDSVAVDSSHVEFDISPDKCAAGSVPSSLESTTKTNSEESCWILSDSQKDASPKGTKADSITPSLSSPSTERCLPIVSDLESGNSDQTSDQKGAITPKRTPGDAVDEQSGASSLLTPDIPPDASQSETSTCSQDAPTLANYPSELYPTGSDSSTPADSILCSSPLSESIGSVMSPEAEKTETNMPVLHSSSDAISFTSETPPDSNNALHPTESSFSPTEPTSIVTSVTTEPDLPSKRSESVTSESHTSESSVPADISFTDEHELSEPFEEANVDTEATNKVNNTTTRESNDQARQNNSSKVAEAASDEVVPLSPQSEKPKSRYHSSTAKVLSSSNLRDDTKLLLGQISANSQNRNEMTKELPVTDDEKEDKADKNTIRAKESGIRPFSRAPPKSAEERKELLEKIQSMRKERKVYSRFEMAP, from the exons ATGGCACGTCGCTCTCAGTGTTCCTCTGCTGGGGATAACCCCCTGGACCCCAACTACCTCCCTCCTCATTATCGGGAAGAGTACCGCTTGGCTGTTGACGCACTGGTTGAGGAGGACTTGGAGGGATACTACGACGTCCTCCAAAAATCAGATGTGGTGGACTTCTTGTCCACACCTGAGATTCACTTTATTCGGAGCTCTGTTCAGGTGCCTCAGCAGAGCAGCCAGAAGGAACACCATTTTCATGACACTGGGGGAGATGGTTCCTCAGACACATACTGGCCGATCCACTCGGACCTGGACCCCCCAGGCCTGGACCTTGGCTGGCCTCACCTGCATCACTTCAATGTACCCACAGAGGTCACTACTCTGATTAACCCCCCAGAGCCTTACATGCCGAGTATCAAGGAGCAGGCACGGAGACTTATTAAGAATGCTCAGCAG GTGATTGCCATAGTGATGGACATGTTTACTGATGTTGACATGTTTGCGGATATTCTCAATGCTGCCATGAGGAATGTTGCTGTCTATGTTATTTTAGACGAGCAGAATGCACATCACTTCATCAACATGGTGTCCAATTGCAGAGTAAATCTAGAGAGCATCCAG TTTCTACGTGTGAGAACAGTGACTGGCACCACATATCACTGTCGCTCAGGGAAAACCTTCAAAGGTCAGATGATGGATCGCTTCTTGTTGACAGACTGCAGGGCTGTGCTGAGTGGAAACTACAG CTTCATGTGGTCTTTCGAGAAGATACACCGTTGTATGGCACACCTTTTCCTTGGACAGCTTGTATCAACTTTTGATGAAGAGTTTCGGATTCTGTTTGCTCAGTCACAACCGCTGAATATTGAAAATGTGCCTGCTCCAATGGAAGAGTTTAACCCTCTACAAAAGAGGCAATACCCACATGAAAGAACTTCACTGTACAGACCCCCCAGGAAGTTTCATCCAGATGATGATCGTACTGATATTGATTGGAGAATGATGCCCCTTAAAAATCCTTCAGATCCGCACAGAAGGTTCTCATCCATGCAGTCACTAGTAGATCCCTCATTGGATCCGGGCCACTCCAGGATGCCCACTATGGAAAATCCTGCCTTCAAACGGCACAGTTTCGCAGAAGGTGGTCATGGTAGATACTCTTATCCATTCCTGCAGTCACAGGAGTTGCCAGACCCTGAATCCCAGGGAAGGCATTTTGACAGGGGCCAACAGTCAAATGTAAGAGCAGGACCCGAGGCAAACTACAGTGGCTATGACAAATTTTGGAGTCAAGACAAGTCAGGTCATTCACCAGATGAGTATTCTGATCCTGGTTTACCACAAGACACGGATAACTTTGACCCTGTGCTAAACTATTTATCATCTACCAGAAATGTAGAATTTGACGAGGGCTCAGACAGCTTCCTGCCTGCAGGAGATTTACCATTAACTTCATCTTACCCTAGAAGATTGAGTTTAGACCAGCCCTATGCATGTCAAACCTCTCCCACACCCTCTAATCCAACTGATCAGAAGCAGTTTTTCCCACCTAGCAGTGACCGCAAGGATCCCATGGTGAAACGGGGCCTAAGAAACTATAGGATTAGCTCTTACCTCAGTGCTTTCGATAATCCAGGAGATGAAGGCCTGCCACTGGCACCACCTCAAGTGCCAGATCCTTTAGACGAACAATCTAACCCCGCCatacagcagaaaaaaacaggcaTGTTTTCAGTTCCTAAAATCCCTCAATTCAGAGAATTTAAGGTTCCTGCTTTACGCAGGGCAAGTCAGATGCCAAATTATGTCAAACATGTACGAGAACGATCAGAGAAATCACCTGatgaaagtactgcagtggaAGTGGAAACCAAATCGACACCAACACCTTCAGAATCATCATCCACAACTGAGGGAGACAAGACAGAGGAGGCAGAGCAAAATGAACCAAAGGAACCAAAGACTGGTGTTCTTCGAAGGGAGGAGTCATTCCGTAGGAAATACAATCCAGCAGTACCGAGGAGTTCGAGATTAAGATCTTCTCTGATATTCAGCTCTCTGGACCAGCAAACTTCTGCAGGCCAACAGGATGAGGAGGGTGACAAAAATGAGGCAGAACAGACAAAATTACCTTATGTTTCTAAGATTTtgggacaaaaaagaaaagaacctTTTGAATGGAGAAGTTACATAAAATCAGCCACTTTTGATAGCTCCGGACTTGAAGCTTCAAAACCAGATGACGGAACTAGTAAAGCAGAAGAGAGAGATTCATCCTCAAAGGACCCACCAGAAAACCCTGAGGTACAAGAGTCATTAAAACAATCAAATGTAGCAAAAGCTACTGATTCACCATCAATGCCCCGATCCAATTCCTCTGAAGCTGAGCTGCCCAAAACTGATCAACTAGTACAACCACCCATATCTTTGGTCACTCCACTCTTTTTAGATATGAATGATCCTGATGAGCGGCTCAAGTTTTTCAAAGAAATGGCAGCCAAACGCAGAGCTGCAAAGGCTGCTGAAGCTGAAAAGAGCACAGTGCATGCTCCGATGAAAGCAACAACTGATCTTAATGTCAGTGATGAAACAAAGAAGTGGGGAAGTCAGGTCAATATTGACCCCAATACCTCCAAATCTTGTGAAGAGGAACAAACCACAGTCTCAACTGATTCAGAGAAAATAGAGATGAAGAACAACCAAGCAGCAGCATCCTTGCCTGTTTGTGCAGAAATAGAGACCCCTCAGACTGAACCACCAGAAGACACAAAGCTATCAAAACATGCTGTAAAAGAGCCTAGTCCCTGTCAGTCAcctataacaacaacaacaaatgcaaATGTTCCATCTCTTGTGCAAGGTACTGATAAAAGTGAAAAGCCCAATTCCATTCCTCAGACCACTCATAGTCCCACAGCTTTCAGTTTTGCCCCTCTTTCCACTCCAGCAGCGACTGTATCATCTGATATCACCCAAGAAGACTCAAGCTCAACCCCGACATCCAGCATACTGTCCCCAATATCTGACAAAATAGAAGCAAAGGAATGTGTCAGCCACCCCCTACCTGAATTGGGCCAATCAGTGGACAAAGCATTACAAACATACACTTCTTCTGACATGCAAGCAGAATCTACTCAAGCTCTGTTAGATTCTGTAGCAGTTGACTCCTCTCATGTTGAATTTGATATTTCTCCTGACAAATGTGCTGCTGGTTCAGTCCCCTCCTCATTAGAGTCCACTACAAAGACAAACTCTGAGGAATCTTGTTGGATATTGTCTGATTCACAAAAAGATGCATCACCAAAGGGCACTAAAGCGGATAGCATAACTCCTAGCCTTAGCTCTCCATCAACTGAGCGGTGTTTACCCATTGTATCTGATCTGGAAAGTGGTAACTCAGACCAGACATCAGACCAAAAAGGGGCCATTACTCCTAAACGTACCCCAGGAGACGCTGTAGATGAGCAATCAGGAGCTAGCTCTCTTCTTACTCCAGACATCCCTCCTGATGCCTCCCAGTCTGAAACAAGTACATGTTCTCAAGATGCACCGACACTAGCAAACTATCCCTCAGAACTTTATCCAACAGGCTCTGACTCTTCCACTCCTGCTGATTCAATACTAtgttcttctcctctgtctgaGTCAATTGGATCTGTCATGTCCCCTGAGGCTGAAAAAACAGAAACCAACATGCCTGTATTGCACAGTTCCTCAGATGCTATTTCTTTCACCAGTGAGACTCCACCAGACTCAAACAATGCTCTGCACCCAACAGAATCTTCCTTTAGTCCAACTGAGCCTACCTCAATAGTCACATCAGTCACAACAGAACCTGATCTGCCAAGCAAAAGATCTGAATCTGTTACATCTGAAAGCCACACTTCAGAGTCATCTGTACCTGCCGATATTAGTTTTACAGATGAGCATGAACTGTCTGAACCTTTTGAGGAAGCAAATGTGGACACTGAAGCTACAAACAAGGTAAATAATACTACTACACGAGAATCAAATGACCAAGCAAGGCAAAATAACTCCTCGAAGGTGGCAGAAGCTGCATCAGATGAAGTCGTTCCTCTGTCACCACAGTCCGAGAAGCCAAAGTCTCGCTACCACTCATCAACTGCCAAAGTGCTTTCAAGCAGCAACCTCAGAGATGATACAAAGCTGCTACTAGGGCAAATTTCTGCAAATAGCCAAAACAGGAATGAGATGACCAAAGAGCTTCCTGTCACTGATGATGAGAAAGAAGATAAAGCTGATAAAAATACCATAAGGGCGAAAGAAAGTGGGATCAGGCCATTCAGCAGAGCACCGCCGAAGTCAGCTGAGGAGCGCAAGGAACTGCTGGAGAAGATCCAGAGcatgaggaaggagaggaaagttTACAGTCGCTTTGAG ATGGCACCTTAG
- the LOC128372555 gene encoding androgen-dependent TFPI-regulating protein — translation MTSILRRVYHITAFSWYAFIVKSLAAKDGEELPPGIFVYGGPWKYLTFLNLLLQMSFFGLAAVNDLQPGKNTESTLHRCKDLLFSVFAFPVGMFVVALFWSIFAYDRELVYPATIDTFFPPWINHAMHTFVLPILLGEVLVQPHVYPQTKHALAALGVVGVAYLSWIVWVYLSVGIWVYPLLGHFSTAGVVGFFFFNMLVVTLFYVLGDKLNRHFWSKRP, via the exons ATGACTTCAATCCTGAGGAGAGTGTATCACATCACTGCATTCAGCTGGTATGCTTTTATTGTAAAGAGTCTTGCTGCAAAGGATGGAGAAGAGTTGCCACCAGGAATCTTTGTTTATGGAGGACCTTGGAAGTACCTCACTTTTTTGAATTTG TTATTGCAAATGTCATTCTTTGGACTGGCTGCAGTGAATGATCTCCAGCCTGggaaaaacacagagagcacCCTGCACAGATGTAAAGaccttctcttctctgtgtttgcCTTCCCTGTGGGCATG TTTGTTGTTGCACTTTTCTGGTCGATCTTTGCCTATGACAGAGAATTGGTCTACCCTGCTACTATTGACACCTTCTTCCCCCCTTGGATAAACCATGCTATG CACACATTTGTCCTTCCCATTTTACTTGGAGAAGTTCTGGTGCAGCCTCATGTCTACCCACAGACTAAACATGCGCTGGCTGCATTAGGAGTTGTGGGTGTAGCCTACTTGTCCTG GATTGTATGGGTGTACTTGTCAGTTGGGATTTGGGTATATCCCCTCCTCGGGCACTTCAGCACAGCTGGTGTGGTGGGCTTCTTCTTTTTCAACATGTTGGTGGTGACTTTGTTCTACGTGCTAGGAGACAAACTCAACAGACATTTCTGGAGTAAGAGACCTTAG